The sequence below is a genomic window from Lepus europaeus isolate LE1 chromosome 9, mLepTim1.pri, whole genome shotgun sequence.
tgtgtccATGGTACTCACGTCTGCTTGTGTGTGcagcacatgcacatgtgtgtgcataacCAGGAGTCTGGCCTATCTACACATCCATGTTTGTGGTGTGTGCAGCCGTCCTGTGTATGTGAATACATGCATGTGGCATGGGCATAACGTGCTTGTGCGTGGTGTGTGTACGCATGTGTGTGTCACATGCATTCTCTGTGCGTGTGTCACACGGTGAGCACACCTCAGAGCAGCCCGCTACTGTGCCCTTGCTTACAAGTTCCTAATGCCCGGGGAGACACCATCAGCTTGAGGTCAAAGGTGTTAACTGATGCAAATACATATGGATAATTAGCAAAAAGGAATGGCCAGTGGCGCTGACAGGTGCCTGTGTCTGCGCCTGCCAGCAGGGGTCCCAGATACACCCCAGCTTCGGGACACCTGGACGTGGGGCCACCTGGGCACAgggccggccacgggggcctGGGAACAAGGTTGCTCAGGTGTGGAGTCCCCGGATGACCTGGACCTCGGCCACCCAAGTACGCTCGCTCACCTGGTGCAGGTTCGGGGGCGGCCTCCTCGCTGCTGTCATCGCCGGCCTCGTCGGCCAATCCAGAGCCTGGGGAGTCGGCGGTGGCGCAGGCGGAGGCCGGGCTGCTGGGCTGGGAAGCCGAGTCCCCCTCGCTGAGGGAGCCGCAGCGGGCACGCACGGCCCGGTCGCCGTCCCTGTCTCTGCGAGCGCGGCGGTGCACACGGGAGTGCAGCACCATCTGGTGGTAGGTGCGGAAGATCTTGCCGCACTCAAAGCACTCAGAGGACTTGCCCTGGCCAGCGGCGGCCGCGGCCCGGCGGCTGGGACGTACGGTGGGCCGTGGGTCAAGGTGGCCAGGCAACATGGGGTCACCGGGCAGGCTGGCCCTCTTCCTGGGGGGACCCTGGGTAGCCGGCGCATCCTGCTCTCGCTTGCGCTTCTCCTGGCTCACCAAGATGTACTCGCGCCGGTCCTTGTCGAAGGCCACGTCCCCAGCCAGCGCCTCGTCCCAGGCTCCATACTTGAGGTACTCGGCGGGCTCGGCCACCTTGCCCCTGGTGGCCAGCTGCCAGGCCTGGTAACTGTTGACGGGGTCCAACTCGGCCACCCGCCGTCCAGCCGGCCCGCCGGGGAGCTTGTCGCTGGCCGCCGAGGGTCTCAGACTCAGGCACTGTAGGAAAAACTGCTTGGTGTCCGTGGGGCCCTCAGAGGCCCCGTCCTCGGCCGGCGCCCGCGTCCGGCTGGCTTCGACCCGGCGGTGGATGGCGTTGTGGGCGTTCAAGCTGTCCAGGTTTGTAAACAGGTTTCCGCACTTGGCGCACACCTCGTAGAGGGACAGGCCGGCGACAACGACCTCCTCCTGCACCACGTTGTTGATGGTGGCGATGGGGTCCAGCTCGCCGCGGGGCCGGTTCTTGCTCCCAGGTTTGGGCCCGTGTGCCTTCATGTGGTTCTTGAGGAACCACGGCTCCTTGAACCTCCGGCCACAGATGTGGCAGCCGTGGTCGAAGGAGCCGCGGTGCTTCTTCATGTGCGCCTTGAGGAACCAGGTCTGGCTGAAGGCCTGGCCGCACACCTCGCAGGGGAACTCCCCCGGGCCCAGCTCGGGCTTGCCGTTCTCCATGGAGACCCCTGCGCCGTTGGGCACCTGCACGGTGATGTGGTCCCGTTCGACATGGCTGAGCAGCGACTCCTCCCGCAGCGTCACGAAGCTGCACAGCCGGCACTTGAAGGGCTTGTGGGCCTGGTGCACGTGCAGCTCCAGGTCCTTCTTCCGCTCGAACTGGGTCCTGCAGAAGGAGCACTGGGCGGCGGGCTGGGCCTCCTCCGGGGCACTCGCGGCGCCCTCGGCCTCCCTGCGGCTGCTGCGCAGCAGGATCCTGCCGCTGTCCCCGGGCGCGGCCCCATTCAGCACCCCGTTGCAGGCCGACGTGCTCTTGGTGGGGCTGGCGCACCCGTCCAGGCCCTCGGCCGCACGCGGCTCGCCAGGCGGGGCCTCCCCGGCCTCGGGTTCGTGGCCCTGGATCAGGGTCCCCGGGCGGTGGCCGCGGATGTGGATCTTCAGGCTGCCCTTCTGCGAGGCCCTGTGCTCACAGTAGGGGCACTTGTAGGGCTTCTCCCCGGTGTGCTTGCGCATGTGCTGCGACAGCGAGCTCTGGAAGGCGAAGCTCTTGccacagaggcagcagctgtGGCACGCGGCCTTGTCCCCGTCCCCCTCGCGGCTCCGGCTAGCCCTGGGGGGGCTGGGGCCGCCCCTCGGCTCCGTCTCGGCCTCTCTATTTCGATCCATGAGGACGAGGGTGTAGGTGCAGCACGGGGTTCCGGCAGAGCCTGCGGTGACGGCGTCTTATCTCTCCATCCTCAGAGTGGCGTCTGGACTCCCGGGATGAGGCGGGAACCCGCGACGGGAAGGTACATATTCCACGCGGGGCACACGGCACGCGGCAGCCAGCACCTGGAACGGAGAGGGGAGATGTCACTCACAAGGCTCCCCACGCGGCAGGCAGGCTGCACCAGGCAAACATCATCCACCCCACAGCCAGAGAAGTAGTGACTGGGTCATCACCGAACTGTGTGCCAGGTAATTAAAACAAGTGCCTGGAGCTCAACATGGACCAAAacgatatatttttttttcccacaatagCACATTTTTAAGGAAAGACCGTGGCAACAGTCTGCAGGAGCCGAGAGGCACCAgaagggagctgggaggaggccgAGGCCGCGAGCCGAGGAACGTGCGGCCGTGTTGACACGCCAAGGCGGGCCATCCCCAGAGAGCCCGGGGGATCTAACAAGGAACAAACGAGGTATGAACACGCCCAGGGCTCCGGAagagggctgggcctctgcccagCCTCACTTTCCCACCTGCGTGGCCAGAGGTCAGCCAGCCAACTGGACAAGCTCCCCGGCCTGGCTCACGACGCCCTctccctcctggcccagccttgttcTCTCCCAAACGCTCGGACCAGAGGACTCAGACCCAACTCTGATGTGAAGTCCGCCCCAGACCCCATGGGGCTCCATGTGTTCTGCCCGTCCTCCTTGTCCACGGGCCAGATTCCCATAGTGCCGGCCCAAACCTCAGAGGGGATGTCCCAGCATCGGGGGCACCGGCATCGGTCACACCATATGGTCACTGCCTCTTCAGGCCCATCCGCTGAGCCCCTCCCACCAGGTGCACAGGCAGAGGCCAGCCCTACTAAGGTGGTCTGTGTCAGTgacaggacaggggacagcagggacacacatctgtgagcacagggacaggacaggggacagcagggacacacatctacagtgagcacagggacaggacaggggacagcaggggacaCACATCTAcagtgagcacagggacaggacaggggacagcagggacacacatctgtgagcacagggacaggacaggggacgGCAGGGACACACAtctgtgagcacagggacaggacaggggacagcagggacacacatctgtgagcacagggacaggacaggggacagcagggacacacatctactgtgagcacagggacaggacaggggacgGCAGGGACACACAtctgtgagcacagggacaggacaggggacagcagggacacacatctacagtgagcacagggacaggacaggggacagcagggacacacatctgtgagcacagggacaggacaggggacagcaggggacaCACACCTAcagtgagcacagggacaggacaggggacagcagggacacacatctgtgagcacagggacaggacgGGGACACACAtctgtgagcacagggacaggacaggggacagcagggacacacatctacagtgagcacagggacaggacaggggacagcaggggacaCACATCTAcagtgagcacagggacaggacaggggacagcagggacacacatctgtgagcacagggacaggacgGGGACACACAtctgtgagcacagggacaggacaggggacagcagggacacacacctacagtgagcacagggacaggacaggggacgGCGGGGGACACACACCTActgtgagcacagggacaggacaggggacagcagggacacacatctgtgagcacagggacaggacaggggacagcagggacacacatctgtgagcacagggacaggacaggggacagcagggacacacatctactgtgagcacagggacaggacaggggacagcaggggacaCACACCTAcagtgagcacagggacaggacaggggacgGCAGGGACACACACCTAcagtgagcacagggacaggacaggggacagcagggacacacacctacagtgagcacagggacaggacaggggacagcaggggacaCACACCTActgtgagcacagggacaggacaggggacagcagggacacacacctacagtgagcacagggacaggacaggggacagcagggacacacacctacagtgagcacagggacaggacaggggacagcaggggacaCACACCTActgtgagcacagggacaggacaggggacagcagggacacacatctgtgagcacagggacaggacaggggacagcagggacacacatctgtgagcacagggacaggacaggggacgGCAGGGACACACACCTAcagtgagcacagggacaggacaggggacagcagggacacacacctacagtgagcacagggacaggacaggggacagcaggggacaCACACCTActgtgagcacagggacaggacaggggacagcagggacacacacctacagtgagcacagggacaggacaggggacagcagggacacacacctacagtgagcacagggacaggacaggggacagcagggacacacacctacagtgagcacagggacaggacaggggacagcagggacacacatctgtgagcacagggacaggacgGGGACACACAtctgtgagcacagggacaggacaggggacagcagggacacacatctgtgagcacagggacaggacaggggacagcagggacacacacctacagtgagcacagggacaggacaggggacgGCGGGGGACACACACCTActgtgagcacagggacaggacaggggacagcagggacacacatctgtgagcacagggacaggacaggggacagcagggacacacatctgtgagcacagggacaggacaggggacagcagggacacacatctgtgagcacagggacaggacaggggacagcagggacacacatctactgtgagcacagggacaggacaggggacagcaggggacaCACACCTAcagtgagcacagggacaggacaggggacagcagggacacacacctacagtgagcacagggacaggacaggggacagcaggggacaCACACCTActgtgagcacagggacaggacaggggacagcagggacacacatctgtgagcacagggacaggacaggggacagcagggacacacatctgtgagcacagggacaggacaggggacagcagggacacacatctacagtgagcacagggacaggacaggggacagcagggacacacatctacagtgagcacagggacaggacaggggacagcagggacacacatctactgtgagcacagggacaggacaggggacagcagggacacacatctgtgagcacagggacaggacaggggacagcagggacacacatctgtgagcacagggacaggacaggggacagcagggacacacacctacagtgagcacagggacaggacaggggacagcagggacacacatctgtgagcacagggacaggacaggggacagcaggggacaCACATCTAcagtgagcacagggacaggacaggggacagcagggacacacacctacagtgagcacagggacaggacaggggacagcagggacacacatctgtgagcacagggacaggacaggggacacacatctgtgagcacagggacaggacaggggacagcagggacacacatctgtgagcacagggacaggacaggggacagcagggacacacatctgtgagcacagggacaggacaggggacagcagggacacacacctacagtgagcacagggacaggacaggggacagcagggacacacacctacagtgagcacagggacaggacaggggacagcagggacacacacctacagtgagcacagggacaggacaggggacacacacctactgtgagcacagggacaggacaggggacagcagggacacatATCTActgtgagcacagggacaggacaggggacgGCGGGGGACACACAtctgtgagcacagggacaggacaggggacgGCAGGGACACACAtctgtgagcacagggacaggacaggggacagcagggacacacatctgtgagcacagggacaggacaggggacagcagggacacacatCTGTGAAcacagggacagggcaggggacagcagggacacacatCTACTGTGaacacagggacaggacaggggacagcagggacacacatctattgtgagcacagggacaggacaggggacagcagggacgcACATCTActgtgagcacagggacaggacaggggacgGCAGGGGACACACCCACTGTGAACAGCCACATGTACAGGGGCTGCCTACATCAGGGATCCCCTATGAAGCACAATGAGATGGAGACAGGACCACGTGACTCACATTCTGACTTCAGGGTGAACGGAGCCTGGGCAACTGTGTCAAAGAACAAACCCTCTGTGAGTCAGGCCGGGACATGAGCATGTGCCCACCCCCATGGAAACGTCACCTGCCAGTGTCCCTCTGGGATTTCTAACTCCACAGAGGTGTCCACAGGGACCAGCGCCACCTCGAGACACACATCAAAGGGTCAAAGGGTATGTATGGACCCAGTGCAAGTGGACACCAGTCCCTGATGGCACCACAAGGCCCCTCAACCCACGCATGTTCCTCGGGGCCTCTGAGCAGTGCCCAGGGGTGCTTCCTGAGCGTCCACTGCACACACGTGTGGCCACAGATCACAAGCCAAGAATCGGAGACAGCCAAGAAAcggggcggggctgcagggagtTCGAGTCGGAGGGCAGCACGGCACGCAGTGCCCCCACAGGACCAGTCTCCACGTGTCCAGGGAGGGGGCCGCCAACCACGTGGAGCAACAGCTCCACATCACACAGCACTGGGAGGACCCTCCCAGACGCCCAGGAACAACCGCACCCTGccggccaggcccctccccatccccttgGCAGGCCGTGCGTCCACCCTAGCCAGGTGGACACAGCTCCTAGACACTCCTTCGCGGGCTTCTGCCACCCTTAAGACAAAGCCGGGTCTCCTCACAGCTtggctggctggggcctggccactGCACTGCCCCACCCCACACCAACAGGCTCAGGGACCTGCACACTCCCCTCccggcacactcacacacacgcgtGCCCCATCATGGCAGCCGTGAGGCTGACCCGCCTCATCCCGGGGAACGCCTTTCTGAGCCCCTTTTCAGTCCCCTGGGTTGGACAGACAGACTAACGGATGGGTGGACAGAGGCCAGCGTGTGGCTGAGGCCAGACAGACCACCAGGATCAAAGCCCAGTTGTGGCACTAACTCGGGTCAGCCCTGTGACCCTGAGACGCGCCTTCCTGGTGTCTCGTTCCTCAATCCCTATCTTCATATTTAAGACATAAATGGCCCGGACACGCGGTACTTCTGTGTGGCTTAAACACTCACACGCCATACATGGGCAACACAGCTGAGTGACGATCAGTACCTGTCAAATGAAGGAatgaagggggctggcgctgcggcatagcgggtaaagctgccacctacagtgccggcatcccatatggacgctggttcaagtcccagctactccactacaCCAGGGCTTTAAGGACACAACGGGTGATTTGATAAAAGTTctcgggggctggcactatgacgtagcaggttaggccatggcctgcagtgccggcatcccatgtgggtgccggcttgagtcccagctgctccacttctgacccagctccctgctaatgtgcctgggaaagcagcggaagatggcccacgtgctcccacgtgggagacccggaagaagctcctgacttcagccaggcccagcctcagccgttgtagccatttggggagtgaacccagtggaaggaagactctctctctctctctctctctctctaactatccctttcaaataaataaatgaaacgttttttaaaaataaataaataaaaagttctcTCGCCAACAGCTATAACCATCTGCAGCAGCCACCGCCAAACCATCCCAGCTCACAAGCCCTTCACCAAGAGCCAGTGCTGCTACAGCCCTGACGCCGGGTGGGTCCTAGAGCCGGCTGCTTCTGCTGAGACGGGGCCCAGGCCACAGGGACAGACTGGCGCCGCCACCACCGTGGCGTGCATATCGCTCTGTCGCCATGAATTCGGCAGGTTCTTCACCAAGTCAGCTTAAAAGGAAGGAACCGACCCACCGGCCCTCGCTGATGGAACACAGTGGAAGGCAGGGCAGCGCGCCCCTCCCCGGCCTCGCGACCCTGGCTCTGTCGGTCACCTCCAGTCCGTGAAGGGAAGCGGAAGACAGAAAAACCCTGTAATCACACGCACAGCCCAACTGGAAGGCAGCTCCGACTCTCCACGGCGCAGGGACGGACCCCAGGGAAAGCAGGCCCGGCAGAATGAGGCGGCCAGGGGTCCACAGGGCCTTCCCGGCTCTGCTGTCCTGCCACGCCTGGCCAGCGGCACGGGGCGCCCACACCTGCGATGGCcgcccccacagccccacagccccacagccccagggcgCGCTCCACCAGAATCTCACCCCGGAGGAGGAAGCGGCGCCAGTCTCCACACCCCACGGACACTCGCTCAGGGCAGACGACGGGACAACGAGGCACTGGGAACGGACGGCCACGTCCTGCTCCGAGGCGGCGGCCAGCGTCTGTCAGGCTACCGCTCCCCGATGAGGGCCACGAGCGAACCCTGTCACGACGCTGGACGCCGACACCCACACCCTTGTGAGAACCCGGGCGGCCACACTGTCATTAGAAAGCTCCGGAGAGATCCATGGGGCCGCCGCCGGCCGAGCAGCCTCGGGGCTCCCCGTCCGCAACCACTGAACCCAAAGGCTCACCCCGGCAAGCCTccgaggagaggcagggagagtgggCCGCCCCGCGTGGGCGCCGGCCCCGTGGGCGCCACTGCACACTGCGCCTGCTGTTCTCGGGGCACAATGTAGCCGGCCTCACTAGCTACCCTGTAGTACGCGGGCCACGAATTAAATACATCATTAACATCCTTGACCAGCTTATCTGAGCCCTGAGACAAAAGGGCTATTCTTGGGACAAGCAGGGAAATTCCAGGACGACAATGAAGAGTTCCTCTCCCTGCAAACCACTCTGCACGGGAGCAACAATCGCAGGCTCAGAGTGGCCAGGCCGGGGCCCGGACAGCCCATGAAGCGAAGCATTCACCCCGGGAGGGCGGGCGAGCGCTGGACGCCAGGCCTCACGGCTGCTGCTGGCCTCAGACCAATCAATAATCCATTATGAACGAGCTGCATTTCCAGCCgaggaagaagaaatgaataaaaggcCACCAGAAGGagcagccccgccccacccccacgcaGGGGACCAGGACACAAGCCCACTATTGCAGGGCGTGCCCGGCGGCGGCTCCAGGGCCCGCGGCGGGCCAGCTCCAATGAGCCTACAGGCACCCCCCAACACTCATCCTGGACGTGGGTCTCAACTAGCCTTTGTCCAGaggcgaggcggcggcggccaAGATGCCAAAGCTCCCTGTCCTGCAGAGGCTTCCTTTAGGCCCTGAGCACTGCCCACCCCCGCGGGTGACTCCAGGCGGGCGCCCACACGCGGGTCCCTGGCTTAAGCCCCCGCCCCCTCTCTAGACATGAACTCTGTGATGACGGAAGCAAGGCTGGCTTCAGCCCCGCCGCCCAGGCCGCAGCCGCTGTTCATTGTCCCCCGGAACGCACGCTGGCCTGCACGGGACTCCACGCAGGCTACCTTTAGTTTAGCTCTGAGCCTGGTGTCAGATCTGACCTCATGGAGGCTGGTGTCAGATCTGACCTCATGGCAGGGGCGGGGCATCTGGAAATACAAAACTTGGCTCTTGCTGACATTCAGGAAAGTTTGCAcagaggagggaggatgggggacGGCCCCCTCCCCGGTCACATACAGGACGTCAGGAAGTCCAAAGCGGCCCAGGAGACAAGAACACAGCAGCGTCCCTGTGCAAATGCAGGCGCTGGAGTCCCCACCTCCCCGAGAAGCCGCCCCCGGCCTCTGGCCATCTTCTTGCCACAGTGTGTTCCTGGGACTTCTCCATATGACTGATTCTTTCCCCGAGGGTTCCCTCGAGCCATGACGCTATTGGCCACTAAAAAAGTAAACTTGacaaaaatgttaggaaaaaagGTAAATGAACCCGGCTGGGGCTTGGCGGTAACAGGTGTTGCGCCTGACCCTGGCACGGGGGTCTCGGCCTGCAGAGTCCCGCTCTGGTCAGCACTCCCATCAGGAGCCCTCCCCAGGGGCTCGAGCACCACAAGCCCCCAGCCCGGAGGCTGGGCTGCTCCCTGTGTGCTGTAGACACCCAGCCACAGGAGCACCAGGCCCACACCACGGCCGGACACATAAAAGCTGCAAGGCAGGCAGAGACCCTGAGCCCGGGGGGAACCCCGGAGAGCGCGAAGCCTGCAGAATGTCTATTTTTAGGGCCTTGGAGAAACTGTAGGGAAAGCCCAAGTTATAGGCAGCCTGGAGGTCTTCTCCAAGCCGAACCTAGAAACCATCGGCAATTCAGCATCCAACAGAACATTTTCGAGATTCTTTTAGAAACGATCGGCAACGCCCATCTTCCCACTTGGAACACTGCCTGCTCGCTACTGGACACCCTCTTCTGGAACAGTTTACTGGAATCAGCTCCCACAAAGAAGCTGTGTCTGTTACACTGGGTGAGCCACTAGCAAAGAACCGTACCTGCCGTCCCGGGGACACGGCCCTGTGTCTGACCCCTTCCCGGAAACCAGCATTTCTCTCCCGAGGGTGAGAAAACAGGCTGCAGTGATGCCCACCCAGCGTCCTCTtccctctgctttgtgtttcaaaGAGCCTGCAAGTCTGCGCTGTCTGAAAGAACTGTGCCCTCCAGTGCACAGGGAGGTGACTCCGTGCAGCAAGCCGCACGCCTTCCGGTAAGCGTCACCTCCTGGCTGGCCTGGTGAGCACCGAAGTCGGTCCCAAAAACCCCCTCGCTCAGAGCTCACGGGGAGGGAGCCACTTCAGCCACTGATGCTACTGACTTGTAAGTAATCGCGTACACGTTTCCTGATGGGCGGGACAGCTGGGAGGCACATCACCCAGAGGATGAAGATTCTGTCTGTCGTTTTGCACACGCACCACCCGGTCCTTTCAGAGGCTCCGCAGCTCGAAAGGACAGCTCTCCCCCGAGCTCCCGGTGCGCAGGCCCCAGCTCCATGACTGCCCAGCAAAGCCACCGCACCATGACCTAGTTTATCTCCGAGCCGCGCTGCACTCAGAAAGCAGCTGTGTGCCTCCGCCCCGTAGGCGGCCGATCGGGGACTGTGTAGAGAGCGATTTGCGACAGGGACACGACGTCACGGTTCCAAGGCTGCGTCCTGCACCGTCTCACACTGCATTTGCAAACACCCTTGATGGCATGGCATCCCACTCCCAGGGTCTAAAGGTAaaagccagccctgcccccaacAACACACACAGACAGTCCTTGCAAGGACAAAGGACCCACGAGCAAAACCCCATTCAGCTCCCAGTGACAACGGCAGCGTGGCTCCGCTGCACAGTTAAAACCTGGCACCTGCGGTCGGGGCAAATGGCCTGGCAGTGGTCGGGGGCTATTCTGCCAAGCCATGGCGTCCTCTCCCTACTGCTCTTGGTAGAAGtgaaggcaaaacaaaaaaaggagccACACCAGTCGCTTGCCATGGCTTTTGGAGACCACGAAGACCACGCACACGGGCCTCAGGGTTGTCACGGCACTGAGGTCACGACAGGCACAGTCCCACGTCATAACTCATCATCCACCACCCTGGCCTCGCTCCACTCTGCCACAAGTCGCACCAGAAACACACACAACTCGAGTCTTCCCCCGGCCTCATCCGCTGCGACactgggagcagggagcaggcactGCCAGGGGCCacgccagcacgctgcagccctCGAGGCTCGGCCTCTGCTCATGCCCACCTGGCCCAGGCACGGCCAGGGGCAGAAGGGACGCGAGAGGCCTGGAGGCCGAGCCTGTATCTGCCGGAGCTACTGCGCCTGCTTGTAGAAAGTGACGTGCACTTGAAGCAAACACCTGCTGTTGAGGGACGGCTACTCGCCAGCCGACCTCCTGTGTGTACACGGGGCACGCGTGACACAGCCCGAGTCCGTGACTCCGTGTCAGGACCCACGCCACGCACAGGTGCACGGTCCTCTGCACGAGGGAACAGGACGACAACTGAGAAATAAGCCAGCTGCAGGCCCAGACAGAAAAGCAgccacattttcttatttgttgtcACTCGTTTGGTACATAGTCACCAAATCTGGCCTCACCAAACCACAGCGCGGAAAGGACAATGTACCCCAACTTCACACAGAAGGGGGGGCAGTGAAGACTCTCAGGCACTGCTACTGCTTTGTTTTAATTTGGGTATTGGTTATGAGGGTGACCAGATGACCAAATGTCACTGATCACTACACACTAGTGCATTTCTTGGTGTGTACActgcattttaataaaatgtttaaaaagaaaagaaagaaatggctcCTCCTACCTGTTGCAGCCCCGCCCTCACGGCTGGACAGACGgctcactcccccccaccccgccagggcTGGAGCTCATGGACCACAGGTCCAGAACGTCTCCCCGCCAAGGCCACACCAGTCCCAGCACCATGAGAGCCAACAACTCACTCCTTCCCGAGAGCTAAGGCTGTCACCGCAGCTGCCCAGGgaatgcccctcccctccaggagggAGCCCACTGCTGTGCACCTCACCCTGCTGCCCACCCTTCTGTCATGGAGCTACGAATGGTCAGTCCTACTGTATTCAGGACCTTGCTGTAAGCAAAGGCTGTGGGCGAGAGGAACAAGCACGCTCAAGCCAGGCTCCACCGAAGGCCCGGAGCCTCCCCTCTTTTTATCCATCAACGCCTCAGCCTGGCCACCCACCCAATGCAGCCAGGTGCCTGATGCCCAGTGCGGACATGGAGCTGGGGTAAAGGCAGCGCAGGGACGAGCCCCCAGCTCCACCTGGAGGGAGTCCGCCCAGCAGTCTGGACTCTGAGGGCGCACTCAAGGCCGCTTCGGCCAGCTTGCACGTTCTCCTGGTAATGAgcgcctggcacacacacactgggacgCAGTCAAACCCCAGCCCTCAGACACACGATGGGGTTCCAGGGTATCACACTAAACTCACTGGCCGTAATCCTGAACACAGACACTGTCGCTTTCTCAACCCGGCCCTGGAAATCCTACCTCCATCGACGCATACGGATGCACACTGCAATGCTGTTTGATTTCTTGTTTTATGTTTATTCTTAGTTCTCTTCGGTCTTCCACAATCACTTTGTTGTGCAATACATGTGGCAGCTCCAGAGTGCCGTGGATCCGGTAACTCACACAGGTGCCGTCCTGTGTGAGCGGTGAGACACAGGGAGACCAGCACCGGCTCTGGGT
It includes:
- the ZNF516 gene encoding zinc finger protein 516 isoform X1, with amino-acid sequence MDRNREAETEPRGGPSPPRASRSREGDGDKAACHSCCLCGKSFAFQSSLSQHMRKHTGEKPYKCPYCEHRASQKGSLKIHIRGHRPGTLIQGHEPEAGEAPPGEPRAAEGLDGCASPTKSTSACNGVLNGAAPGDSGRILLRSSRREAEGAASAPEEAQPAAQCSFCRTQFERKKDLELHVHQAHKPFKCRLCSFVTLREESLLSHVERDHITVQVPNGAGVSMENGKPELGPGEFPCEVCGQAFSQTWFLKAHMKKHRGSFDHGCHICGRRFKEPWFLKNHMKAHGPKPGSKNRPRGELDPIATINNVVQEEVVVAGLSLYEVCAKCGNLFTNLDSLNAHNAIHRRVEASRTRAPAEDGASEGPTDTKQFFLQCLSLRPSAASDKLPGGPAGRRVAELDPVNSYQAWQLATRGKVAEPAEYLKYGAWDEALAGDVAFDKDRREYILVSQEKRKREQDAPATQGPPRKRASLPGDPMLPGHLDPRPTVRPSRRAAAAAGQGKSSECFECGKIFRTYHQMVLHSRVHRRARRDRDGDRAVRARCGSLSEGDSASQPSSPASACATADSPGSGLADEAGDDSSEEAAPEPAPGGQPRGCCFPGEMASSVLSNGDQARALRTSPSERDAAVPMAGIVLEDCGRETCTRPEPCRASASWKTPALHPSAPDGVDTPPSVAGADPQLAPEGQAGHPREKPSAGHRREHPAGGRRAPAPDLTPLDLSARSSRADPSSKDAASSLQAALVVHPCPYCDHKTYYPEVLWVHKRIWHRVSCNSMAPQWTQPDGQRSLRSSLVFLSRSGRTGPPPALGGKECQPLLLARFTRTQVPGRAPGPRGGSSAPLAASTRAPGPPKGKESQSSSPCALWTSGADGSRQTKPGPGQEPLLKPKLEAGSRPAPAPGSGGSLSRSATPTPTVITRVGAQPAASSKPLEKYGAPPSKHITPEPLKAKCSPQPQGQPPANADGGPPLPPCEPPLKAAQELRTLASCAAGSRGDAAGAPPVLHSIKQEPAAEGHEKRLDILSVFKTYIPKDLATLYQGWGGSPGPEHRGTLRPQARPGDFVCVECGKSFHQPSHLRAHMRAHTVACVDLSLGVRILQGHAVSLTCRGVTALRIRSVGQNLRDIRNRRRLVLQGLLSCPVLSIVCKTSPLTLF